The Thermodesulfovibrionia bacterium genome includes a region encoding these proteins:
- a CDS encoding HAMP domain-containing sensor histidine kinase yields the protein MRTKLFLAFTLVIFLAILSNTVFERFIISDFNNFLKGTEEDKVYWVMSSVEGSYMDNDWNTAHLSNSIHWGIMLGFETYVEDISGNRIISSTEVLSYLPHNMSKRMHSFFKLPEGTGEFIWYPLYVDGNEIGKLYIRPLERVGVLPHKEEIFRERGKKFLILSFLIAGVGALFLSILLTITLSRPIRRLTRSAEDIAKGDFSVKAPYRNKKGLLRYDDEIDRLTSTFNYMAEALRREDALRKHLTSNIAHELRTPLTIIKGNLEAIEDGVISDPRTVIKNINAEILRLISLVEGIKDVTSAEASFFKKGELQEVNLKEIISSVTDGMRKLIEGKGLYLKAEGPSMKVMTYPDKFHIILKNLLTNAYKYTDKGGITISWDQCKESGKAGFYLTVEDTGRGISADNASKVFERFYKGRDSDGSGLGLAIVKELTEVIGGKIELQSSLGMGSQFTIKFIAG from the coding sequence ATGAGGACTAAACTTTTTCTTGCATTCACGCTCGTAATCTTTTTAGCCATTCTCTCCAATACCGTCTTCGAGAGGTTTATCATCAGTGATTTTAATAACTTCCTCAAAGGAACCGAGGAGGACAAGGTCTATTGGGTGATGTCCTCAGTTGAAGGAAGTTATATGGATAATGACTGGAATACGGCGCACCTTAGTAATTCTATCCACTGGGGCATTATGCTGGGTTTTGAAACTTATGTGGAAGACATATCCGGCAATAGGATCATATCCTCCACAGAAGTGCTCTCTTATCTGCCGCACAATATGTCAAAGAGAATGCACTCCTTTTTTAAACTGCCGGAGGGAACAGGCGAATTCATCTGGTATCCGCTTTATGTAGATGGCAATGAAATAGGAAAGTTGTATATAAGGCCGCTGGAAAGGGTCGGCGTGCTTCCCCATAAAGAAGAGATATTCAGGGAGAGGGGAAAGAAGTTCCTTATCCTGTCATTTTTAATTGCAGGAGTGGGAGCGTTATTCCTGTCCATACTGCTTACCATTACCCTTTCCAGGCCGATAAGGCGCTTAACAAGATCTGCTGAGGATATCGCAAAGGGTGATTTCTCTGTAAAAGCTCCATACCGGAATAAAAAAGGGCTGCTCAGATACGATGATGAGATAGACAGGCTCACCAGCACATTCAACTATATGGCAGAGGCACTGAGACGAGAAGACGCACTGAGAAAGCACCTCACATCCAACATAGCCCACGAGTTGAGAACGCCTCTCACGATAATCAAGGGGAACCTGGAAGCGATCGAAGACGGCGTGATCTCCGACCCGCGTACAGTTATCAAAAACATCAATGCCGAGATACTGAGGCTCATATCGCTTGTGGAAGGGATCAAAGATGTGACAAGCGCCGAAGCCAGCTTCTTTAAAAAGGGCGAACTTCAGGAGGTCAACCTGAAGGAGATCATCTCTTCAGTAACAGATGGAATGCGCAAGCTCATAGAAGGAAAAGGGCTTTATTTAAAGGCCGAGGGACCTTCAATGAAGGTCATGACATATCCGGACAAGTTTCATATCATATTAAAAAACCTGTTAACAAATGCGTATAAATATACTGACAAAGGCGGCATTACCATAAGCTGGGATCAGTGTAAAGAGTCAGGCAAGGCAGGCTTTTACCTTACAGTTGAAGACACCGGCAGAGGAATTTCAGCGGATAACGCCTCAAAAGTATTTGAGAGATTTTACAAAGGCAGGGATTCAGACGGAAGCGGACTCGGGCTTGCTATTGTCAAAGAGCTTACTGAGGTTATCGGAGGCAAGATAGAGCTTCAAAGCAGTCTTGGCATGGGTTCGCAGTTTACTATAAAATTTATCGCAGGTTAG
- a CDS encoding YggS family pyridoxal phosphate-dependent enzyme: MLIFYTMGIAEALHNVREKIVNAAVKAGRSPDEIKLVAVSKTVDIKSIKEAVRSGVSILGENKVQEAVGKITEFRATSPFIQGVIGGVEWHFIGNLQKNKAKTAVGLFDLIHSVDSVSLAEELNRCSGSMNKVQRVLVQVKLSDETAKHGIKEEEVIGLLEKVSKMDYLRLDGLMTIPPFSEDSELARPYFIRLRRLAEKARTRGFNIAHLSMGMSNDFEVAIEEGATMVRVGSAIFGERNY; encoded by the coding sequence ATGCTAATCTTCTATACCATGGGGATTGCCGAAGCCCTGCATAACGTCCGGGAAAAGATAGTTAACGCCGCAGTCAAAGCCGGAAGGTCTCCTGATGAGATAAAGCTTGTCGCGGTCTCCAAGACCGTTGACATCAAAAGTATCAAAGAGGCGGTGAGATCCGGGGTATCCATTCTTGGTGAAAACAAGGTGCAGGAAGCTGTAGGCAAGATAACAGAATTCAGAGCTACCTCCCCCTTCATCCAGGGCGTCATAGGCGGCGTTGAATGGCATTTTATCGGCAACCTCCAGAAGAACAAAGCAAAGACTGCTGTCGGATTATTCGACCTTATTCATTCGGTAGACTCTGTATCCCTCGCAGAGGAATTAAACAGATGCTCAGGCAGCATGAATAAGGTACAGAGGGTGCTGGTGCAGGTTAAACTTTCAGACGAGACTGCCAAACACGGCATCAAAGAAGAAGAAGTAATCGGGCTACTTGAGAAAGTATCCAAGATGGATTATCTTAGACTGGACGGACTGATGACCATACCTCCTTTTTCCGAGGATTCTGAATTGGCAAGGCCCTACTTCATAAGGCTGAGAAGGCTTGCTGAAAAGGCAAGGACGAGAGGTTTCAACATCGCTCATCTCTCTATGGGCATGTCAAACGACTTTGAGGTTGCCATAGAAGAAGGAGCTACAATGGTTCGTGTGGGCAGTGCAATTTTCGGGGAAAGGAACTATTAA
- a CDS encoding response regulator transcription factor, translated as MKKSRILIVEDEKKIAEIVTAYLEKDGFDVTVAESGLKAISLLKNGYDLVILDLMLPDMEGEEICKTIRNDSDLPIIMLTAKSEEEDRIKGLGLGADDYVVKPFSPRELVARVKALLRRTGKKNVHKFNNGNLLIDSEKLQVTKGNANVVLTPTEFNLLRCLAERPEQVFTRLQLVNVILGYDYEGYDRTIDAHIKNIRHKIEDDQKNPSYIKTVHGVGYKFIGLPDED; from the coding sequence ATGAAAAAGAGCAGGATACTGATAGTTGAAGATGAGAAAAAGATTGCCGAGATAGTGACCGCGTATCTGGAAAAAGACGGCTTTGACGTGACAGTTGCGGAATCAGGGCTTAAGGCGATATCTTTACTGAAAAACGGCTATGACCTCGTTATCCTTGACCTGATGCTCCCTGATATGGAGGGTGAGGAGATATGCAAGACCATACGAAATGACTCGGATCTGCCTATCATTATGCTTACCGCAAAAAGCGAAGAGGAAGACAGGATAAAGGGGCTTGGTTTAGGCGCTGATGACTATGTTGTTAAGCCATTCAGCCCGAGGGAGTTGGTAGCAAGGGTTAAGGCTCTCCTTAGGAGGACCGGAAAGAAGAATGTTCACAAATTTAATAACGGAAACCTTCTTATTGACTCTGAGAAACTGCAGGTGACAAAGGGCAATGCAAATGTGGTTCTCACGCCTACAGAATTCAACCTCCTCAGGTGTCTTGCGGAACGTCCTGAACAGGTATTTACACGGCTGCAGCTTGTCAATGTAATACTCGGATACGACTATGAAGGATATGACAGAACGATAGATGCGCATATCAAGAATATCCGGCACAAGATAGAGGATGACCAGAAGAACCCCTCCTACATAAAAACGGTCCATGGTGTAGGTTATAAATTTATCGGCCTGCCAGATGAGGACTAA
- a CDS encoding EAL domain-containing protein, protein MKFNWVLIFGGGELSGNNDGGFKNSKINVSINENFYFNNKLSLPTVIKEYDNIEKLLVSYKYLSCITIQIPDLRKIEHLYGSNVYLDTFNHLTNTLKELREGELRKSDIFIIDIYDVDTFVIFLSSPREDSTNLLYHLENIAERIRIKLEEAVFTLLFPYLKEYSIPTVGYALEIQNPMVNNMRLIMQLVNNAKKMGEFTAMKQDYTGRYELQKIIVEKNLSTVFQPIVNLKTLDILGYEALTRGPENSKFHNPLILFLLATKCGLSFELDSLCRKIALENARHLETDKKIFINTLSMTIHDPEFRGVYLKDLLDDLKLKPENVVFEVSEKLAIDNYALFREAMKDYSDLGIVHAGDDMGTGYSGLERIMELNPGFLKIDISFSRLIHKSYIKQEIVKAIVNLAKNINSQLIAEGIETKEEYEMLLDIGVEYGQGYLFAKPSAELGGIQKDFL, encoded by the coding sequence TTGAAATTCAATTGGGTATTGATCTTCGGAGGTGGAGAGTTGTCCGGTAATAATGATGGCGGTTTTAAGAATTCAAAAATAAATGTCTCGATAAATGAGAATTTTTACTTTAACAACAAACTGTCGCTTCCTACCGTTATCAAGGAATATGACAATATCGAGAAACTGCTGGTCTCATATAAGTATCTCTCCTGTATTACGATCCAGATCCCGGACCTTAGAAAGATAGAGCATCTCTACGGGAGCAACGTCTACCTTGACACTTTTAATCACCTCACCAATACACTTAAAGAGCTTAGAGAAGGCGAACTTCGCAAGTCCGACATATTCATTATTGATATATATGATGTTGATACTTTCGTGATCTTCCTCTCTTCTCCGAGGGAAGACAGCACCAATCTTTTATACCATCTTGAGAACATAGCTGAGCGGATCAGGATAAAACTGGAAGAGGCTGTCTTTACGCTGCTCTTTCCGTACCTTAAAGAATATTCCATACCCACGGTCGGGTATGCCCTTGAGATACAGAACCCTATGGTCAACAACATGCGCCTTATAATGCAGCTGGTAAATAATGCCAAGAAGATGGGCGAGTTCACGGCAATGAAGCAGGATTATACAGGCAGGTATGAACTTCAGAAGATAATAGTTGAGAAGAACCTGTCTACGGTCTTTCAGCCTATTGTAAATCTTAAAACCCTGGATATCCTTGGTTATGAAGCGCTTACAAGGGGCCCGGAAAATTCAAAATTCCATAATCCGCTTATCCTTTTTCTCCTGGCTACAAAATGCGGGCTCTCCTTTGAACTTGACAGCCTCTGCCGGAAAATAGCCCTTGAGAACGCACGCCATCTCGAAACTGACAAAAAGATATTCATTAACACTCTGAGCATGACCATTCATGATCCTGAGTTCCGCGGCGTGTATCTTAAGGATCTTCTTGATGACCTGAAGTTGAAGCCTGAAAATGTGGTATTCGAAGTCAGTGAAAAACTGGCAATTGATAATTACGCGCTCTTCAGGGAGGCGATGAAGGATTATTCAGACCTCGGGATCGTCCATGCAGGTGATGACATGGGAACCGGGTACTCCGGGCTGGAGAGGATCATGGAGCTGAATCCGGGATTTCTTAAGATAGATATCTCTTTCAGCCGGCTTATCCATAAAAGCTACATTAAGCAGGAGATAGTCAAGGCTATCGTCAATCTTGCCAAAAATATCAACTCTCAGCTTATTGCGGAAGGCATTGAAACAAAGGAAGAGTACGAGATGCTGCTGGATATCGGTGTTGAGTACGGGCAGGGCTATCTCTTTGCAAAACCATCTGCAGAGCTGGGAGGTATACAGAAGGATTTTTTGTAG
- a CDS encoding pitrilysin family protein has translation MKKILITITLLFFSFHSAAAELRDENTARVHEEVLQNGLKVFAIKDTNAPLAVFQIWYDAGSINEQVGKTGLSHLLEHMMFKGTPKYGAKVFSKIIQRAGGVDNAGTSKDFVYYYQKLAPDRLHLSIELEADRMRNLIMETDEFLSERDVVMEERRMRYDDDPQNLVYEEVLSAAFKNHPYRWPVIGWMEDLKTVTRDDLWAYYRTRYSPNNAFIVVAGNIDVVSIMEKIRKEFGDIPRGPDIPAMNITEPEQRGERRVYVKKEAELPYVMSAYKTPNILNDDSYALDVLAGVLSGGKSARIYKSLIDEQRIALSAGAGYSNLDKFPFLFYLYGTSLPGKKIENVENALYAEVEKIKETPPTELEIMKAKNQIESDFIMNQDSIFYQAMILAEFEMLGDWRLKDRYIEGIRKVSPEDVQRVAKKYIVEDQRTVGILIPVKREVKNEN, from the coding sequence ATGAAGAAAATATTAATAACAATAACATTACTCTTCTTTTCCTTTCATTCTGCTGCTGCTGAGTTACGCGATGAAAACACCGCAAGAGTACACGAAGAAGTTCTTCAGAACGGGCTTAAGGTCTTTGCCATAAAAGACACTAACGCTCCCCTCGCCGTCTTCCAGATCTGGTATGACGCCGGTTCTATTAATGAACAGGTCGGCAAGACAGGGTTGAGCCATCTGCTGGAGCATATGATGTTCAAGGGCACTCCCAAATACGGCGCCAAAGTATTTTCAAAAATAATACAAAGAGCAGGCGGGGTTGACAACGCCGGCACAAGCAAGGACTTTGTCTACTACTACCAGAAGCTTGCTCCTGACAGGCTTCATCTTTCCATTGAGCTTGAAGCTGACAGGATGCGGAATTTGATCATGGAGACGGATGAATTCCTTTCCGAGAGGGATGTTGTAATGGAAGAGCGGAGGATGCGCTATGATGATGACCCGCAGAACCTTGTTTATGAAGAAGTGCTGTCCGCTGCGTTCAAGAACCATCCTTACAGATGGCCGGTCATAGGCTGGATGGAGGACTTGAAGACAGTAACACGGGATGATCTCTGGGCATATTACAGAACACGTTATTCGCCTAACAATGCCTTCATAGTTGTTGCAGGCAATATTGATGTTGTGTCCATTATGGAAAAGATAAGAAAAGAATTTGGAGACATTCCGAGAGGGCCTGATATCCCGGCTATGAACATCACAGAACCTGAGCAGAGGGGTGAAAGACGGGTTTATGTTAAAAAGGAAGCAGAGCTCCCTTATGTCATGAGCGCGTATAAAACGCCCAACATACTTAATGATGACAGCTATGCGCTTGATGTCCTTGCCGGAGTGCTTTCAGGCGGGAAGAGCGCAAGGATATACAAAAGCCTGATAGATGAACAGCGTATAGCGCTTTCGGCAGGAGCCGGCTACAGCAATCTGGATAAATTTCCTTTCCTGTTTTATCTATACGGCACTTCACTGCCAGGTAAGAAGATAGAGAATGTTGAAAATGCCTTATATGCAGAGGTCGAGAAGATAAAAGAAACGCCGCCTACAGAACTGGAAATAATGAAGGCAAAGAACCAGATCGAGTCAGATTTCATCATGAACCAGGACTCCATATTTTATCAGGCGATGATACTTGCTGAATTTGAAATGCTCGGAGACTGGAGATTGAAAGACAGGTATATTGAAGGGATCAGAAAAGTCAGCCCCGAAGATGTTCAGCGGGTTGCTAAAAAATATATTGTAGAAGACCAAAGGACGGTAGGTATATTGATACCGGTAAAGAGAGAAGTGAAGAATGAGAATTGA